The window GCCGCCAGTTCTGGAACATGGGCCACCTGTTCGACCAGCACGGCATCAGCTTCGACAAGCCCGCCATCGACGTGAAGAAGATGGTCGCCCGCAAGGACGGCATCGTGAAGCAGTTCACCGGCGGCATCGCGGCGCTGTTCAAGGCCAACAAGGTCACGCCGTTCTACGGCTTCGGCCAGCTGCAGCCGGGCAACGTGGTGAAGGTGAAGCAGCACGACGGCTCCGAGGTCGAGCTGAAGGCCGCCAACGTCATCATCGCCGCCGGCTCGGATTCGATCGAGCTGCCGTTCGCCAAGTTCGGCGAGCACATCATCGACAACGTCGGCGCGCTGGACCTGCAGGACGTGCCGAAGCGCCTGGGCGTGATCGGCGCGGGCGTGATCGGCCTGGAGCTGGGCAGCGTGTGGAATCGCCTCGGCTCGCAGGTGACGATCCTCGAAGGCCTGCCGAACTTCCTCGCCGCCGCCGACGCGGAAGTGGGCAAGGTCGCCGCGCGCGAGTTCAAGAAGCAGGGCCTGGACATCAAGCTGGGCTGCAAGGTCAGCGGCACCGAGGTGAAGAAGGACGGCGTGCACGTCGCCTATACCGACGACAAGGGTGCGGCGCAGGAGATCGTGGTGGACAAGCTGCTGGTGGCCGTGGGCCGCCGCGCAGCCACCAAGGGCCTTCTGGCTGACGGCACCGGCGTGCAGCTCAACGAGCGCGGCCAGGTCGTGGTGGACGAGCACTGCCACACCGGCGTGGACGGCGTGTGGGCGGTCGGCGACTGCGTGCGCGGCCCGATGCTGGCGCACAAGGGCTTCGAAGAAGGCATCGCGGTGGCCGAACTGATCGCCGGCCTGCCGGGCCACGTCAACTTCGACACCATCCCGTGGGTGATCTACACCGAGCCGGAAATCGCCTGGGTCGGCAAGACCGAGGAGCAGCTGAAGGCCGAGGGCATCCCGTACAAGGCCGGCAGCTTCCCGTTCGCCGCCGTGGGCCGTGCGGTGGCGATGGCCGAGCCAGCGGGCTTCGTGAAGGTGCTGGCGCACGCCGAAACCGACACCATCCTCGGCATGCACCTGGTCGGCGCCAACGTCTCCGAGCTGGTGCACGAAGGCGTGCTGGCGATGGAGTTCAAGGGCAGCGCCGACGACCTGGCGCGCATCTGCCACGCGCATCCGTCGCTGTCGGAAGCCGTGCACGATGCGGCGATGGCGGTGCACAAGCGCTCGATCCACAAGGCGAATTGATCCCGCGGGCGGCCGGGCCGCGGCGCGGGCATTCCGCGACACGCCGCAAGTACATCCATGTAGGCTTCTCGGCGGCATCCATGCCGCCGAGAGTCGCGCAATGCCCGCACCACGTCCCGACCTTGTCGAACTGCCACGCGAAAAACACGGGGCACCTTGGTGCGCCGTTTCCGTTTCTGCGCGCGATAATCCGCAGATGAAAACACTCTGCGTCTATTGCGGCTCCAACGCCGGCAACGATCCCACCTACGCCACCCTCGCCCGCGCCCTCGGCGCACGCCTCGCAAACGACGGCATCGCGCTGATCTACGGCGGCGGCAACGTCGGCCTGATGGGCATCGTCGCCGATGCTGTGCTGGAACACGGCGGCGAAGTGGTCGGCGTGATTCCGCAGCAGCTGGTCGATTGGGAGGTCGCGCACAAGGGCGTCACGCGGCTGGAAATCGTCGATTCCATGCACACCCGCAAGGCGCGGATGTTCGAGCTGTCCGACGGCTTCATCGCCCTGCCCGGCGGCTTCGGCACGCTGGACGAGATGTTCGAGATGCTGACCTGGCGCCAGCTCGGCCTCGGCAAGAAACCCTGCGCCTTCCTCGACGCCAACGGCTTCTGGCAACCGCTGATGGCGATGCTGGACACGATGGTGCGCGAGCGCTTCCTGCACCCGGAACAGCGCCAGGACATGTGGCACGGCGGCGACATCGACGCGCTGTTCGCCTGGATGCGCGACTACCGGCCCGCGCAGGCGGACAAATGGCTGGACGAGAAACGCCGCAGCCAGCTCAAGCTGACCTCGGAGGACGTATGAGCGTTCCGGCAAGCTTCCGCGCTTTCCGCATCCACAACGACAACCTGCCCGATGGGAGCGGCGGCTACCGCTCCGGCATCGAAACGATTTCGCTCGACGACCTCAATCCCGGCGAGGTCGTCGTCAAGACCGCCTACTCCTCGGTCAACTACAAGGACGCGCTGGCCGGCACCGGCAAGGGCAAAATCCTGCGCCGCTTTCCGCTGATCGGCGGAATAGATATTGCCGGCCACGTCGTGGCATCGACCGATCCAGCGTTCAAGGAAGGCGACGCGGTGCTGGTCACCGGCAGCGGCCTATCGGAAACCCGCGACGGCGGCTACGCCGAGTACGCGCGGCTGGAATCGAAGTGGACGGTCGCCCTGCCCGCCGGCCTGTCCCTGCGCGAAGCGATGATCCTCGGCACCGCCGGCTTCACCGCCGCGCTGGGCCTGCTGCGCATGACCGACAACCGGCAGACGCCCGGTCTCGGCCCGCTGGCCGTCACCGGCGCCACCGGCGGCGTCGGCTCGCTGGCCGTCGCCATCTACAGCAAGGCCGGCTACCAGGTGCACGCGATCAGCGGCAAGCCGGAACACGCCGATTACCTGAAGTCGCTGGGCGCCAGCGACGTGCTGGGCCGCGACGCACTGTCCACCACCCGGCCGATGGATACCGCCCGCTTCGGCGGCGGCCTGGACAACGTCGGCGGGCCGATGCTCGCCGCGTTGCTGGCGCAGACCGCACCCTACGGCAACGTCGCCAGCTGCGGGCTGGCGGCCTCGCCCGAACTGCACGCCACGGTGATGCCCTTCATCATCCGCGGCGTCTCGCTGCTGGGCGTGGCCTCCGCCGGCACCGCCCGCGACATCCGCGACGAGGTGTGGAAGCGGCTGGCATCGGACTGGAAACCCGCCGATCTGGACGCCATCTGCACCCGCGAGGCCACGCTGGACGAGCTGCCGGGCGTGTTCGACGCGATGCTGGCCGGCGGCTCGCTGGGGCGCACCGTGGTGCGCGTGGCGCCGGCGGCCTGAGCGTCTTGCAGGCGGCAGGCCGGCGGCTACAATCGGCGCATACACACGGGGATCTCCATGGCACGCATCCTGATCGTTGACGATTCGCCCTCGCAGCTGATGAGCATCCGCCGCATCGTCGAGAAACTGGGGCACGACGCGCTCACCGCCGAGGACGGCGCCGCCGGCGTGGAAGCCGCCAAGCGCGAGCTGCCGGACCTGATCCTGATGGACGTGGTGATGCCGAACCTCAACGGCTTCCAGGCCACGCGCTCGATCACCCGCGAGGCCACCACCAAGCACATCCCGGTCATCCTGGTCACCACCAAGGACCAGGACACCGACCGCGTCTGGGGCATGCGCCAAGGCGCCCGCGCCTACATCACCAAGCCGTTCAGCGAATCGGAGCTGGCGGACGTCGTCAACCAGTACCTGGGCAGCGGCCCGAGCGCCGCATAACGCGAGTCTTCGCAAGCCGGCCTGCATGATCGGCCGGCGTTTGCCGATGCGCGGCGGCGTGCCGTGCGACTTTCCCGGTTCCGGCCACTTGCTCTGCAAGCGCCATGTCGCGGGCACGCGGCGATGCCGCGCAACTCCCGCTCCCGGCAATCACCTGTCGTGCGCGACGCGCGGCAGGGCCGCGCGGACGCCCGCTTACCCGCGCCGCCAGTCGTCGCCGAACGCGTCGCGCATCTTCGCGTAAGCCTTGCGCTGGGCGTCGTTGTGCGCCTTCGGGGCAAGGATTTCCAGCTCCACGATCTGATCGCCGGCCGGCGCGCTGCCGGTGCCGGGCAGGCCGCGCCCGCGCAGCCGCAGCTTGCGACCGGATTCGGAATCGGCCGGGATCTTCAGGTCCACCGGGCCGCCCAGCGTCGGCACGCTGAGGGTGGCGCCCAGCGCGGCTTCCCACGGCGCCACCGGCAGCACGTGGATGACGTTGCGGCCATCGACCTCGAACTGCGGATCGGCCGCGTACTCCACTTCCAGCAGCAGGTCGCGCCCGCCGTTGCCCTGCTTCGCCAGCCGGATCACCTGGCCGGGGCGCACGCCCTTCGGCACCCGCACCTCCAGCGTGCGGCCCGCCACGCCGATGCGGATGCTGCTGCCGTTGTAGACCGCAGCCAGCGGCACCGCCAGCTTGGCCCGCGTGTCGCCGGCCGGCTGGCCCGCGCGCGCGCCGCCACCGCTGTTGGCGCGTCCGCGCGCGCCGAACAGGTTCTCGAAGAAGTCGGAGAAGCCACCGCCCGCGCCGCCGCCGGCGAAGATCTCGTCGAAATCGAAATCCGGCTGCCCGCTCTGCCCGC is drawn from Thermomonas brevis and contains these coding sequences:
- the lpdA gene encoding dihydrolipoyl dehydrogenase; translated protein: MSEQQQFDVVVIGAGPAGYHAAIRAAQLGLKTACIDAALGKDGKPALGGTCLRVGCIPSKALLDSSRQFWNMGHLFDQHGISFDKPAIDVKKMVARKDGIVKQFTGGIAALFKANKVTPFYGFGQLQPGNVVKVKQHDGSEVELKAANVIIAAGSDSIELPFAKFGEHIIDNVGALDLQDVPKRLGVIGAGVIGLELGSVWNRLGSQVTILEGLPNFLAAADAEVGKVAAREFKKQGLDIKLGCKVSGTEVKKDGVHVAYTDDKGAAQEIVVDKLLVAVGRRAATKGLLADGTGVQLNERGQVVVDEHCHTGVDGVWAVGDCVRGPMLAHKGFEEGIAVAELIAGLPGHVNFDTIPWVIYTEPEIAWVGKTEEQLKAEGIPYKAGSFPFAAVGRAVAMAEPAGFVKVLAHAETDTILGMHLVGANVSELVHEGVLAMEFKGSADDLARICHAHPSLSEAVHDAAMAVHKRSIHKAN
- a CDS encoding TIGR00730 family Rossman fold protein, which codes for MKTLCVYCGSNAGNDPTYATLARALGARLANDGIALIYGGGNVGLMGIVADAVLEHGGEVVGVIPQQLVDWEVAHKGVTRLEIVDSMHTRKARMFELSDGFIALPGGFGTLDEMFEMLTWRQLGLGKKPCAFLDANGFWQPLMAMLDTMVRERFLHPEQRQDMWHGGDIDALFAWMRDYRPAQADKWLDEKRRSQLKLTSEDV
- a CDS encoding YhdH/YhfP family quinone oxidoreductase → MSVPASFRAFRIHNDNLPDGSGGYRSGIETISLDDLNPGEVVVKTAYSSVNYKDALAGTGKGKILRRFPLIGGIDIAGHVVASTDPAFKEGDAVLVTGSGLSETRDGGYAEYARLESKWTVALPAGLSLREAMILGTAGFTAALGLLRMTDNRQTPGLGPLAVTGATGGVGSLAVAIYSKAGYQVHAISGKPEHADYLKSLGASDVLGRDALSTTRPMDTARFGGGLDNVGGPMLAALLAQTAPYGNVASCGLAASPELHATVMPFIIRGVSLLGVASAGTARDIRDEVWKRLASDWKPADLDAICTREATLDELPGVFDAMLAGGSLGRTVVRVAPAA
- the pilH gene encoding twitching motility response regulator PilH, whose amino-acid sequence is MARILIVDDSPSQLMSIRRIVEKLGHDALTAEDGAAGVEAAKRELPDLILMDVVMPNLNGFQATRSITREATTKHIPVILVTTKDQDTDRVWGMRQGARAYITKPFSESELADVVNQYLGSGPSAA
- a CDS encoding DnaJ C-terminal domain-containing protein, encoding MEFKDYYGILGVEPSAGEAEIKTAYRRLARKYHPDVSKEKGAEEKFKAVNEAYEALRDPQKRQAYDQLRAGGYRPGDEIRPPPGGFGRGQSGQPDFDFDEIFAGGGAGGGFSDFFENLFGARGRANSGGGARAGQPAGDTRAKLAVPLAAVYNGSSIRIGVAGRTLEVRVPKGVRPGQVIRLAKQGNGGRDLLLEVEYAADPQFEVDGRNVIHVLPVAPWEAALGATLSVPTLGGPVDLKIPADSESGRKLRLRGRGLPGTGSAPAGDQIVELEILAPKAHNDAQRKAYAKMRDAFGDDWRRG